One part of the Sardina pilchardus chromosome 5, fSarPil1.1, whole genome shotgun sequence genome encodes these proteins:
- the pacs1a gene encoding phosphofurin acidic cluster sorting protein 1a isoform X1, with the protein MTEKGGLPRSGTAPGPHLQPLKPVTMSSTRPVQMNLYATWEVDRSSPNCVPRIFSLTLKKLVMLKELDRDLTSVVIAVKLQGSKRILRSNEILLSSAGLTETDLQLTFSLQYPHFLKRDANRLQIMLQRRKRYKNRTILGYKTLALGLINMAEVMQHPSEGARVLGLHTTVKDTALPVAEIRVYSLSSQPIDHEGPKTKLSDRSPDIDYSEEEEESDSSEQEGSDDPLQYPFDDEDEVRKKKPRRKLTTAASITRANQPNIKQKFVSLLKRFKVFDEVGFGLDHVSQEQIQDVEEDLDDLYDSLEMYNPSDSGPEMDDTDSIISTPKPKLRPFFEGLSQSSSQTEFGSLNSRCSHGRDTLSTMDCRLKRSSSGHLDDNSESDALELTELEVLADVTPCITLSVAERPRTPLKNQSSSSPRLDGDRTPRQRRGTPMRERQLSKPLSERTNSSDSERSPDLNLTPQMPRKIVYDQLNQILLSDSALPESLILVNGTDWQGQYVSEALQAQSLAVVSTCSTSEIQAALSALLSRIQKFCNCNSTTPKPVKVVAVGGQSYLGAILRFFVSELASKTSDWLGHIRILVVPLGSHPVAKHLASLDNRYSSSFQDSGWRELFGRAEPPHTDVESLDVVGRISQYISGACVTHQLPIAEAMLTCKPNTHEEDSCQKFVPFVGMVKVGLVEPSPVFTGGDYEESLSVCLSVPSTSPPAHGAASGPLKDAITPPPSPSLSGPAVTGSPIMAHGVDAIGLQVDYWAASAPDKRKEGERREAGTKNTLKSAFRSLQVSRLPSSSSADLQHLANTMAMTVVTKEKNKKVPTIFLGKKPKERDIESKSQVIEGITRLICSSKQQQTSLRVSVDGLEWNDVKFFQLAAQWPTHVKYLPVGLFGYSKPTS; encoded by the exons ATGACGGAGAAAGGAGGGCTCCCGCGGAGTGGAACGGCTCCAGGACCGCACCTGCAACCGCTCAAGCCTGTCACAATGTCTTCTACTCGGCCGGTGCAGATGAACCTTTATGCCACCTGGGAAGTTGACCGGTCATCACCCAACTGTGTACCCAG GATCTTCAGCCTCACTTTGAAGAAGCTTGTGATGTTGAAAGAGCTGGACCGTGATCTCACATCAGTCGTCATTGCCGTCAAACTCCAG GGTTCAAAACGAATTTTGCGCTCCAATGAAATCCTTTTGTCCTCAGCTGGTTTGACTGAGACTGATCTGCAGTTGACTTTCTCCTTACAG TATCCGCACTTCCTGAAGAGAGATGCCAACAGACTCCAGATAATGCTGCAGCGCCGCAAGAGGTACAAGAACCGCACCATCCTGGGCTATAAGACCCTCGCCCTGGGCCTCATCAACATGGCCGAG GTGATGCAGCATCCCTCTGAGGGGGCTCGCGTTCTGGGCCTGCACACCACGGTGAAGGACACCGCTCTGCCCGTGGCGGAGATCCGGGTGTACTCCCTGTCCAGTCAACCTATCGATCACGAGGGTCCCAAGACCAAGCTGTCAG ACCGCTCCCCAGACATCGACtactctgaggaggaggaggagagtgactCATCCGAGCAGGAAGGCAGCGATGACCCGCTCCAG TACCCGtttgatgatgaggatgaggtgAGGAAGAAAAAGCCAAGACGCAAACTGACCACAGCTGCATCTATCACCCGAGCAAAC CAGCCTAACATCAAGCAAAAGTTTGTGTCCTTGCTGAAAAGGTTCAAGGTGTTTGATGAG GTGGGCTTCGGCCTGGACCACGTGTCTCAGGAGCAGATCCAGGATGTGGAGGAGGACCTGGACGACCTCTACGACAGCCTGGAGATGTACAACCCCAGCGACAGCGGCCCAGAGATGGACGACACAGACAGCATCATCAGCACACCCAAGCCAAAGCTCAg ACCGTTCTTTGAGGGGTTGTCCCAGTCCAGCTCTCAGACCGAATTTGGCAGCCTGAACAGCAGATGCAGCCACGGAAGAGACACCCTGAGCACA ATGGACTGTAGATTGAAGCGGTCCAGCAGCGGACATCTGGACGATAACTCAGAGTCAGATGCACTG GAGCTGACCGAGCTGGAGGTTCTGGCTGATGTCACCCCCTGCATAACCCTGTCAGTAGCTGAAAGGCCACGGACTCCTCTGAAGAATCAAAGCTCGTCTTCTCCTAG ACTGGACGGCGACCGCACGCCGAGGCAGCGGCGCGGGACGCCCATGCGGGAGCGGCAGCTGTCCAAGCCCCTGAGCGAGCGCACCAACAGCTCCGACAGCGAGAGGTCGCCGGACCTCAACCTCACGCCACAG ATGCCGAGGAAGATTGTGTACGACCAGCTGAATCAGATCCTGCTGTCAGACAGCGCCCTGCCAGAGAGCCTGATCCTGGTCAACGGCACTGACTGGCAGGGACAG TATGTGTCTGAGGCCCTGCAGGCCCAGAGTCTGGCAGTGGTGAGCACCTGCTCCACGTCAGAGATCCAGGCTGCCCTCTCCGCACTGCTCAGCCGTATTCAGAAGTT CTGTAACTGTAACTCCACCACGCCCAAGCCAGTGAAGGTGGTGGCGGTCGGCGGGCAGAGCTATCTGGGGGCCATCCTCCGCTTCTTTGTCTCTGAGCTGGCCAGCAAAACGTCCGACTGGCTGGGCCACATCAGGATCCTGGTCGTTCCTCTGG GCTCTCACCCTGTGGCCAAGCACCTGGCCTCGCTGGATAACCGCTACAGCTCCTCCTTCCAGGACTCCGGCTGGCGGGAGCTGTTCGGCCGCGCAGAGCCCCCTCACACAG ATGTGGAGAGTTTGGACGTGGTGGGGAGGATCAGCCAGTACATCAGTGGCGCCTGCGTCACTCACCAGCTCCCCATCGCCGAGGCCATGCTCACCTGCAAGCCCAACAC ACATGAAGAGGATTCCTGCCAGAAGTTTGTGCCATTTGTTGGT ATGGTGAAGGTTGGGCTTGTTGAACCGAGTCCAGTGTTTACAG gtggAGACTATGAGGAGagcctgtctgtgtgcctgtccgTGCCCTCCACGTCACCCCCAGCACACGGGGCAGCCAGCGGGCCCCTGAAGGATGCTATAACCCcgcccccttctccctctctcagcggACCAGCTGTTACAGG GAGCCCGATCATGGCGCACGGGGTGGACGCCATTGGCCTGCAGGTGGACTACTGGGCCGCCTCGGCGCCAGACAAGCGCAAGGAGGGCGAGCGGCGCGAGGCGGGCACCAAGAACACCCTGAAGAGCGCCTTCCGCTCGCTGCAGGTCAGTCGGCTGCCCAGCTCGTCCTCGGCCGACCTGCAGCACCTGGCCAACACCATGGCCATGACGGTGGTCACCAAGGAGAAGAACAAGAAAG TCCCCACCATATTCCTTGGGAAGAAGCCAAAGGAGAGAGACATCGAGTCCAAGAGCCAAGTGATCGAAGGCATCACCAGACTGATATGCTCTTCCAAACAGCAGCAGACCAGCCTGCGAG TGTCTGTAGATGGCTTGGAGTGGAACGACGTGAAGTTCTTCCAGCTGGCCGCCCAGTGGCCCACACATGTGAAGTACCTCCCCGTGGGCCTGTTCGGCTACAGCAAACCGACCTCTTAG
- the zgc:165604 gene encoding immunoglobulin superfamily member 11, which yields MGCSGWWLLWTACLLNTFLQHSAVRVMVREANVEAIQGDSVVLPCSFFTMIPLSRLNIIWTVAPVSDPDSPSQVIVYDQGQVIESPAFTGRAGFTGIPWSADVILNDTRVSDSGIYRCVVSNPPEVGDPGIGELSLSVLAPPSLPVCLWEGEIEAGGSVTLSCAVAEGVPTPEMRWEKTSPDKITLPLNMDSDMSGSVQMANISAQTSGVYRCYVSNLLGSHSCYINLSVYTPPDNSPGILQGVLLTLSMALLLLALLVLVLWLHRSGQERKMRSPKEQEEEEECYNEIRYTPSLIKRSFV from the exons ATGGGCTGCTCAGGATGGTGGCTGCTGTGGACCGCCTGCTTGCTGAACACCTTTCTGCAGCACA GTGCGGTGCGCGTGATGGTGCGGGAGGCCAATGTGGAGGCCATCCAGGGGGACTCTGTGGTCCTGCCCTGCTCCTTCTTCACCATGATCCCCCTCTCGCGCCTCAACATCATCTGGACCGTAGCGCCAGTCTCCGACCCCGACTCTCCCTCACAG gtgataGTGTATGACCAAGGGCAGGTGATTGAGAGCCCTGCCTTCACTGGCCGCGCGGGGTTCACAGGGATCCCGTGGAGTGCCGACGTGATCCTGAACGACACACGGGTGTCCGACTCGGGCATCTACCGTTGCGTGGTCAGCAATCCTCCAGAGGTGGGAGATCCGGGGATCGGCGAACTCAGTCTGAGTGTACTGG CGCCCCCCTCCCTGCCCGTGTGTCTGTGGGAGGGCGAAATAGAGGCCGGCGGCAGCGTGACGCTCTCCTGTGCCGTCGCCGAGGGAGTGCCCACCCCCGAGATGCGCTGGGAGAAGACGTCGCCGGACAAGATCACGCTGCCCCTCAACATGGACA GTGACATGTCAGGCTCTGTTCAAATGGCAAATATTTCGGCGCAGACATCTGGGGTATACCGCTGCTATGTATCCAACCTCCTGGGCAGTCACAGCTGCTACATTAACCTCTCTGTGTACACAC CACCAGACAATTCCCCTGGGATCCTGCAGGGGGTGCTGCTGACCCTCTCcatggcgctgctgctgctggccctgctggtgctggtgctgtggCTGCACCGCTCCGgccaggagaggaagatgaggagccCCAAGGagcaagaagaagaggaggagtgctACAACGAGATCCGATACACCCCCTCGCTCATCAAGCGCTCCTTTGTGTAA
- the pacs1a gene encoding phosphofurin acidic cluster sorting protein 1a isoform X2 produces the protein MTEKGGLPRSGTAPGPHLQPLKPVTMSSTRPVQMNLYATWEVDRSSPNCVPRIFSLTLKKLVMLKELDRDLTSVVIAVKLQGSKRILRSNEILLSSAGLTETDLQLTFSLQYPHFLKRDANRLQIMLQRRKRYKNRTILGYKTLALGLINMAEVMQHPSEGARVLGLHTTVKDTALPVAEIRVYSLSSQPIDHEGPKTKLSDRSPDIDYSEEEEESDSSEQEGSDDPLQYPFDDEDEVRKKKPRRKLTTAASITRANPNIKQKFVSLLKRFKVFDEVGFGLDHVSQEQIQDVEEDLDDLYDSLEMYNPSDSGPEMDDTDSIISTPKPKLRPFFEGLSQSSSQTEFGSLNSRCSHGRDTLSTMDCRLKRSSSGHLDDNSESDALELTELEVLADVTPCITLSVAERPRTPLKNQSSSSPRLDGDRTPRQRRGTPMRERQLSKPLSERTNSSDSERSPDLNLTPQMPRKIVYDQLNQILLSDSALPESLILVNGTDWQGQYVSEALQAQSLAVVSTCSTSEIQAALSALLSRIQKFCNCNSTTPKPVKVVAVGGQSYLGAILRFFVSELASKTSDWLGHIRILVVPLGSHPVAKHLASLDNRYSSSFQDSGWRELFGRAEPPHTDVESLDVVGRISQYISGACVTHQLPIAEAMLTCKPNTHEEDSCQKFVPFVGMVKVGLVEPSPVFTGGDYEESLSVCLSVPSTSPPAHGAASGPLKDAITPPPSPSLSGPAVTGSPIMAHGVDAIGLQVDYWAASAPDKRKEGERREAGTKNTLKSAFRSLQVSRLPSSSSADLQHLANTMAMTVVTKEKNKKVPTIFLGKKPKERDIESKSQVIEGITRLICSSKQQQTSLRVSVDGLEWNDVKFFQLAAQWPTHVKYLPVGLFGYSKPTS, from the exons ATGACGGAGAAAGGAGGGCTCCCGCGGAGTGGAACGGCTCCAGGACCGCACCTGCAACCGCTCAAGCCTGTCACAATGTCTTCTACTCGGCCGGTGCAGATGAACCTTTATGCCACCTGGGAAGTTGACCGGTCATCACCCAACTGTGTACCCAG GATCTTCAGCCTCACTTTGAAGAAGCTTGTGATGTTGAAAGAGCTGGACCGTGATCTCACATCAGTCGTCATTGCCGTCAAACTCCAG GGTTCAAAACGAATTTTGCGCTCCAATGAAATCCTTTTGTCCTCAGCTGGTTTGACTGAGACTGATCTGCAGTTGACTTTCTCCTTACAG TATCCGCACTTCCTGAAGAGAGATGCCAACAGACTCCAGATAATGCTGCAGCGCCGCAAGAGGTACAAGAACCGCACCATCCTGGGCTATAAGACCCTCGCCCTGGGCCTCATCAACATGGCCGAG GTGATGCAGCATCCCTCTGAGGGGGCTCGCGTTCTGGGCCTGCACACCACGGTGAAGGACACCGCTCTGCCCGTGGCGGAGATCCGGGTGTACTCCCTGTCCAGTCAACCTATCGATCACGAGGGTCCCAAGACCAAGCTGTCAG ACCGCTCCCCAGACATCGACtactctgaggaggaggaggagagtgactCATCCGAGCAGGAAGGCAGCGATGACCCGCTCCAG TACCCGtttgatgatgaggatgaggtgAGGAAGAAAAAGCCAAGACGCAAACTGACCACAGCTGCATCTATCACCCGAGCAAAC CCTAACATCAAGCAAAAGTTTGTGTCCTTGCTGAAAAGGTTCAAGGTGTTTGATGAG GTGGGCTTCGGCCTGGACCACGTGTCTCAGGAGCAGATCCAGGATGTGGAGGAGGACCTGGACGACCTCTACGACAGCCTGGAGATGTACAACCCCAGCGACAGCGGCCCAGAGATGGACGACACAGACAGCATCATCAGCACACCCAAGCCAAAGCTCAg ACCGTTCTTTGAGGGGTTGTCCCAGTCCAGCTCTCAGACCGAATTTGGCAGCCTGAACAGCAGATGCAGCCACGGAAGAGACACCCTGAGCACA ATGGACTGTAGATTGAAGCGGTCCAGCAGCGGACATCTGGACGATAACTCAGAGTCAGATGCACTG GAGCTGACCGAGCTGGAGGTTCTGGCTGATGTCACCCCCTGCATAACCCTGTCAGTAGCTGAAAGGCCACGGACTCCTCTGAAGAATCAAAGCTCGTCTTCTCCTAG ACTGGACGGCGACCGCACGCCGAGGCAGCGGCGCGGGACGCCCATGCGGGAGCGGCAGCTGTCCAAGCCCCTGAGCGAGCGCACCAACAGCTCCGACAGCGAGAGGTCGCCGGACCTCAACCTCACGCCACAG ATGCCGAGGAAGATTGTGTACGACCAGCTGAATCAGATCCTGCTGTCAGACAGCGCCCTGCCAGAGAGCCTGATCCTGGTCAACGGCACTGACTGGCAGGGACAG TATGTGTCTGAGGCCCTGCAGGCCCAGAGTCTGGCAGTGGTGAGCACCTGCTCCACGTCAGAGATCCAGGCTGCCCTCTCCGCACTGCTCAGCCGTATTCAGAAGTT CTGTAACTGTAACTCCACCACGCCCAAGCCAGTGAAGGTGGTGGCGGTCGGCGGGCAGAGCTATCTGGGGGCCATCCTCCGCTTCTTTGTCTCTGAGCTGGCCAGCAAAACGTCCGACTGGCTGGGCCACATCAGGATCCTGGTCGTTCCTCTGG GCTCTCACCCTGTGGCCAAGCACCTGGCCTCGCTGGATAACCGCTACAGCTCCTCCTTCCAGGACTCCGGCTGGCGGGAGCTGTTCGGCCGCGCAGAGCCCCCTCACACAG ATGTGGAGAGTTTGGACGTGGTGGGGAGGATCAGCCAGTACATCAGTGGCGCCTGCGTCACTCACCAGCTCCCCATCGCCGAGGCCATGCTCACCTGCAAGCCCAACAC ACATGAAGAGGATTCCTGCCAGAAGTTTGTGCCATTTGTTGGT ATGGTGAAGGTTGGGCTTGTTGAACCGAGTCCAGTGTTTACAG gtggAGACTATGAGGAGagcctgtctgtgtgcctgtccgTGCCCTCCACGTCACCCCCAGCACACGGGGCAGCCAGCGGGCCCCTGAAGGATGCTATAACCCcgcccccttctccctctctcagcggACCAGCTGTTACAGG GAGCCCGATCATGGCGCACGGGGTGGACGCCATTGGCCTGCAGGTGGACTACTGGGCCGCCTCGGCGCCAGACAAGCGCAAGGAGGGCGAGCGGCGCGAGGCGGGCACCAAGAACACCCTGAAGAGCGCCTTCCGCTCGCTGCAGGTCAGTCGGCTGCCCAGCTCGTCCTCGGCCGACCTGCAGCACCTGGCCAACACCATGGCCATGACGGTGGTCACCAAGGAGAAGAACAAGAAAG TCCCCACCATATTCCTTGGGAAGAAGCCAAAGGAGAGAGACATCGAGTCCAAGAGCCAAGTGATCGAAGGCATCACCAGACTGATATGCTCTTCCAAACAGCAGCAGACCAGCCTGCGAG TGTCTGTAGATGGCTTGGAGTGGAACGACGTGAAGTTCTTCCAGCTGGCCGCCCAGTGGCCCACACATGTGAAGTACCTCCCCGTGGGCCTGTTCGGCTACAGCAAACCGACCTCTTAG
- the pacs1a gene encoding phosphofurin acidic cluster sorting protein 1a isoform X3 yields MTEKGGLPRSGTAPGPHLQPLKPVTMSSTRPVQMNLYATWEVDRSSPNCVPRIFSLTLKKLVMLKELDRDLTSVVIAVKLQGSKRILRSNEILLSSAGLTETDLQLTFSLQYPHFLKRDANRLQIMLQRRKRYKNRTILGYKTLALGLINMAEVMQHPSEGARVLGLHTTVKDTALPVAEIRVYSLSSQPIDHEGPKTKLSDRSPDIDYSEEEEESDSSEQEGSDDPLQPNIKQKFVSLLKRFKVFDEVGFGLDHVSQEQIQDVEEDLDDLYDSLEMYNPSDSGPEMDDTDSIISTPKPKLRPFFEGLSQSSSQTEFGSLNSRCSHGRDTLSTMDCRLKRSSSGHLDDNSESDALELTELEVLADVTPCITLSVAERPRTPLKNQSSSSPRLDGDRTPRQRRGTPMRERQLSKPLSERTNSSDSERSPDLNLTPQMPRKIVYDQLNQILLSDSALPESLILVNGTDWQGQYVSEALQAQSLAVVSTCSTSEIQAALSALLSRIQKFCNCNSTTPKPVKVVAVGGQSYLGAILRFFVSELASKTSDWLGHIRILVVPLGSHPVAKHLASLDNRYSSSFQDSGWRELFGRAEPPHTDVESLDVVGRISQYISGACVTHQLPIAEAMLTCKPNTHEEDSCQKFVPFVGMVKVGLVEPSPVFTGGDYEESLSVCLSVPSTSPPAHGAASGPLKDAITPPPSPSLSGPAVTGSPIMAHGVDAIGLQVDYWAASAPDKRKEGERREAGTKNTLKSAFRSLQVSRLPSSSSADLQHLANTMAMTVVTKEKNKKVPTIFLGKKPKERDIESKSQVIEGITRLICSSKQQQTSLRVSVDGLEWNDVKFFQLAAQWPTHVKYLPVGLFGYSKPTS; encoded by the exons ATGACGGAGAAAGGAGGGCTCCCGCGGAGTGGAACGGCTCCAGGACCGCACCTGCAACCGCTCAAGCCTGTCACAATGTCTTCTACTCGGCCGGTGCAGATGAACCTTTATGCCACCTGGGAAGTTGACCGGTCATCACCCAACTGTGTACCCAG GATCTTCAGCCTCACTTTGAAGAAGCTTGTGATGTTGAAAGAGCTGGACCGTGATCTCACATCAGTCGTCATTGCCGTCAAACTCCAG GGTTCAAAACGAATTTTGCGCTCCAATGAAATCCTTTTGTCCTCAGCTGGTTTGACTGAGACTGATCTGCAGTTGACTTTCTCCTTACAG TATCCGCACTTCCTGAAGAGAGATGCCAACAGACTCCAGATAATGCTGCAGCGCCGCAAGAGGTACAAGAACCGCACCATCCTGGGCTATAAGACCCTCGCCCTGGGCCTCATCAACATGGCCGAG GTGATGCAGCATCCCTCTGAGGGGGCTCGCGTTCTGGGCCTGCACACCACGGTGAAGGACACCGCTCTGCCCGTGGCGGAGATCCGGGTGTACTCCCTGTCCAGTCAACCTATCGATCACGAGGGTCCCAAGACCAAGCTGTCAG ACCGCTCCCCAGACATCGACtactctgaggaggaggaggagagtgactCATCCGAGCAGGAAGGCAGCGATGACCCGCTCCAG CCTAACATCAAGCAAAAGTTTGTGTCCTTGCTGAAAAGGTTCAAGGTGTTTGATGAG GTGGGCTTCGGCCTGGACCACGTGTCTCAGGAGCAGATCCAGGATGTGGAGGAGGACCTGGACGACCTCTACGACAGCCTGGAGATGTACAACCCCAGCGACAGCGGCCCAGAGATGGACGACACAGACAGCATCATCAGCACACCCAAGCCAAAGCTCAg ACCGTTCTTTGAGGGGTTGTCCCAGTCCAGCTCTCAGACCGAATTTGGCAGCCTGAACAGCAGATGCAGCCACGGAAGAGACACCCTGAGCACA ATGGACTGTAGATTGAAGCGGTCCAGCAGCGGACATCTGGACGATAACTCAGAGTCAGATGCACTG GAGCTGACCGAGCTGGAGGTTCTGGCTGATGTCACCCCCTGCATAACCCTGTCAGTAGCTGAAAGGCCACGGACTCCTCTGAAGAATCAAAGCTCGTCTTCTCCTAG ACTGGACGGCGACCGCACGCCGAGGCAGCGGCGCGGGACGCCCATGCGGGAGCGGCAGCTGTCCAAGCCCCTGAGCGAGCGCACCAACAGCTCCGACAGCGAGAGGTCGCCGGACCTCAACCTCACGCCACAG ATGCCGAGGAAGATTGTGTACGACCAGCTGAATCAGATCCTGCTGTCAGACAGCGCCCTGCCAGAGAGCCTGATCCTGGTCAACGGCACTGACTGGCAGGGACAG TATGTGTCTGAGGCCCTGCAGGCCCAGAGTCTGGCAGTGGTGAGCACCTGCTCCACGTCAGAGATCCAGGCTGCCCTCTCCGCACTGCTCAGCCGTATTCAGAAGTT CTGTAACTGTAACTCCACCACGCCCAAGCCAGTGAAGGTGGTGGCGGTCGGCGGGCAGAGCTATCTGGGGGCCATCCTCCGCTTCTTTGTCTCTGAGCTGGCCAGCAAAACGTCCGACTGGCTGGGCCACATCAGGATCCTGGTCGTTCCTCTGG GCTCTCACCCTGTGGCCAAGCACCTGGCCTCGCTGGATAACCGCTACAGCTCCTCCTTCCAGGACTCCGGCTGGCGGGAGCTGTTCGGCCGCGCAGAGCCCCCTCACACAG ATGTGGAGAGTTTGGACGTGGTGGGGAGGATCAGCCAGTACATCAGTGGCGCCTGCGTCACTCACCAGCTCCCCATCGCCGAGGCCATGCTCACCTGCAAGCCCAACAC ACATGAAGAGGATTCCTGCCAGAAGTTTGTGCCATTTGTTGGT ATGGTGAAGGTTGGGCTTGTTGAACCGAGTCCAGTGTTTACAG gtggAGACTATGAGGAGagcctgtctgtgtgcctgtccgTGCCCTCCACGTCACCCCCAGCACACGGGGCAGCCAGCGGGCCCCTGAAGGATGCTATAACCCcgcccccttctccctctctcagcggACCAGCTGTTACAGG GAGCCCGATCATGGCGCACGGGGTGGACGCCATTGGCCTGCAGGTGGACTACTGGGCCGCCTCGGCGCCAGACAAGCGCAAGGAGGGCGAGCGGCGCGAGGCGGGCACCAAGAACACCCTGAAGAGCGCCTTCCGCTCGCTGCAGGTCAGTCGGCTGCCCAGCTCGTCCTCGGCCGACCTGCAGCACCTGGCCAACACCATGGCCATGACGGTGGTCACCAAGGAGAAGAACAAGAAAG TCCCCACCATATTCCTTGGGAAGAAGCCAAAGGAGAGAGACATCGAGTCCAAGAGCCAAGTGATCGAAGGCATCACCAGACTGATATGCTCTTCCAAACAGCAGCAGACCAGCCTGCGAG TGTCTGTAGATGGCTTGGAGTGGAACGACGTGAAGTTCTTCCAGCTGGCCGCCCAGTGGCCCACACATGTGAAGTACCTCCCCGTGGGCCTGTTCGGCTACAGCAAACCGACCTCTTAG